In a single window of the Hippoglossus hippoglossus isolate fHipHip1 chromosome 7, fHipHip1.pri, whole genome shotgun sequence genome:
- the cbln4 gene encoding cerebellin-4 produces the protein MSPLRAMVSPLVLLLGWAVMSGAQNDTEPIVLEGKCLVVCDSNPATDWKASSSPLGISVRASNSKVAFSAVRSNNHEPSEMSNKTRIIYFDQILVNIGNYFTFESVFLSPRKGIYSFNFHVIKVYQSQTIQVNLMLNGKPVISAFAGDKDVTREAATNGVLLYLEKEDKVYLKLEKGNLVGGWQYSTFSGFLVFPL, from the exons aTGTCCCCGCTGAGAGCCATGGTGAGCCcgctggtgctgctgctcggCTGGGCGGTGATGTCCGGAGCTCAGAACGACACGGAGCCCATCGTCCTGGAGGGCAAGTGCCTGGTGGTGTGCGACTCCAACCCGGCCACGGACTGGAAGGCTTCGTCCTCCCCGCTCGGCATCTCGGTGCGCGCCTCCAACTCCAAGGTGGCGTTCTCCGCAGTCCGGAGCAACAACCACGAGCCTTCGGAGATGAGCAACAAAACCAGAATAATCTACTTCGACCAG ATTCTGGTGAATATAGGAAACTACTTCACATTCGAGTCTGTGTTTTTGTCGCCGAGAAAAGGAATCTACAGCTTTAACTTCCACGTCATCAAAGTGTACCAGAGTCAAACCATACAG GTGAACCTGATGCTGAATGGGAAACCGGTCATCTCGGCCTTCGCAGGCGACAAGGATGTGACTCGTGAGGCCGCCACCAATGGAGTTCTGCTTTATCTAGAAAAGGAGGACAAGGTCTATCTGAAGCTGGAGAAGGGGAATCTAGTTGGCGGATGGCAGTACTCAACCTTTTCTGGCTTCCTCGTGTTCCCCCTGTAA